One window of Hippoglossus stenolepis isolate QCI-W04-F060 chromosome 1, HSTE1.2, whole genome shotgun sequence genomic DNA carries:
- the ndufs3 gene encoding NADH dehydrogenase [ubiquinone] iron-sulfur protein 3, mitochondrial — protein MAASLMRFVRGGFGRSLNIVRSSCLQQQTRPQSSTTETSPTTRPSDAITHNQLAAFGEYVAEMMPKYIQQVQVTCFNELEVMIHPDGVIPVLTFLRDHTNAQYRNMIDLTAVDIPTRQNRFEIVYNLLSLRYNSRIRVKTYTDELSAVDSAVPVHKAANWYEREVWDMFGVFFSNHPDLRRILTDYGFEGHPFRKDFPLSGYVEVRYDDEVKRVVAEPVELAQEFRKFDLNTPWEVFPAYREPKDSAPKLEAGDDAPEKK, from the exons atggcggcGTCGCTGATGCGGTTCGTCCGCGGAGGCTTCGGGAGAAGTTTGAACA TTGTGAGGAGCTCgtgtctccagcagcagaccAGACCTCAGAGCTCCACCACTGAAACCAGTC CCACCACCAGGCCCTCGGACGCCATCACTCACAACCAGCTGGCAGCATTTGGAGAGTATGTGGCGGAGATGATGCCCAAATACATCCAGCAGGTCCAG gtgaccTGTTTTAATGAGCTGGAGGTGATGATTCACCCTGACGGAGTGATCCCCGTGCTCACCTTCCTCAGGGACCACACCAACGCCCAGTACAGGAACATGATTGACCTGACTGCTGTCGACATCCCAACACGGCAGAACCGCTTTGAG ATCGTGTACAACCTGCTGTCGCTGCGCTACAATTCTCGTATCCGTGTGAAGACGTATACGGACGAGTTGTCGGCGGTGGACTCTGCAGTGCCGGTCCACAAGGCCGCCAACTGGTATGAGAGGGAG gtgtgGGACATGTTCGGTGTGTTCTTTTCCAACCACCCAGACCTGAGGCGTATTCTCACAGACTACGGCTTCGAAGGACATCCCTTCAGAAAGGACTTTCCTCTGTCGGGATACGTTGAG GTGCGCTATGATGACGAGGTGAAGCGGGTGGTGGCCGAGCCCGTGGAGCTGGCGCAGGAGTTCAGAAAGTTTGACCTGAACACGCCCTGGGAGGTGTTCCCCGCCTACCGAGAGCCCAAAGACTCTGCTCCCAAACTGGAGGCTGGTGACGACGCCCCTGAGAAGAAGTGA
- the ptpmt1 gene encoding phosphatidylglycerophosphatase and protein-tyrosine phosphatase 1, with product MSAAVARLLFYPTLGYNVLMEKVSSRRWFDRVDETVIVGALPFRSMTSQLVETENIRGVVTMNEEYETKYFCNSAEEWREAGVEQLRLSTVDLTGVPSLENLHRGVEFALQHREQGTSVYIHCKAGRSRSATLAAAYLIRLHCWTPEEACRKLASVRPHVLVRAAQLQMLRTYYQQVCEQSS from the exons ATGTCCGCAGCGGTCGCGCGGCTGCTCTTCTACCCGACGTTAGGCTACAATGTGCTGATGGAGAAAGTTTCCAGCCGCCGCTGGTTCGACCGAGTGGATGAGACCGTGATCGTGGGAGCACTTCCGTTCAGATCCATGACATCACAG ctcgtagaaacagaaaatatccGAGGAGTCGTCACCATGAATGAGGAGTATGAGACCAAATATTTCTGTAACTCGGCTGAG GAGTGGCGTGAAGCAGGCGTAGAGCAGCTGAGGCTGAGCACCGTCGACCTCACCGGTGTCCCCAGTCTGGAGAACCTGCATCGAGGTGTGGAATTCGCCCTGCAGCACCGAGAGCAGGGAACCAGCGTGTACATCCACTGCAAGGCTGGTCGCTCCCGCAGCGCCACGCTGGCAGCTGCCTACCTCATCAGG TTACACTGCTGGACTCCAGAAGAGGCCTGTCGGAAGCTTGCGTCGGTTCGACCCCACGTCCTGGTGCGTGCCGCTCAGCTGCAGATGTTGCGGACGTACTACCAGCAGGTGTGTGAACAGTCCAGCTGA